A DNA window from Bacteroides cellulosilyticus contains the following coding sequences:
- a CDS encoding L-rhamnose isomerase, translated as MKEELIQRAYELAKERYAAIGVDVEKAMDALQKISLSLHCWQADDVAGFEAQGALTGGIQATGNYPGKARNMEELRQDVLKAASYIPGTHRLNLHEIYGDFGGKFVDRDQVEPAHFESWIQWAAENNMKLDFNSTSFSHPKSGNLSLANPDKGIRDFWVEHTKRCRAIAEEMGKRQGDPCIMNLWVHDGSKDITVNRMLYRELLKDSLDRIFEVEYKNMKDCVESKVFGIGLESYTVGSNDFYIGYGVSRNKIVTLDTGHFHPTESVADKLSSLLLFIPEIMLHVSRPVRWDSDHVTIMNDETMDLCKEIVRCNALDRVHIGLDYFDASINRIGAYVVGSRATQKCVLQALLEPLDTLRKYEANDQLFERLALLEEGKSLPWNAVWDMFCLRNGVPVGEEFITEIQKYEADVTSKR; from the coding sequence ATGAAAGAAGAATTAATCCAGAGAGCCTATGAATTGGCAAAAGAACGTTATGCGGCTATTGGCGTAGATGTAGAAAAAGCAATGGATGCTTTGCAAAAGATTTCCCTTTCCCTGCACTGTTGGCAGGCAGATGATGTAGCCGGATTTGAAGCGCAGGGTGCGCTGACAGGAGGTATCCAGGCTACCGGAAACTATCCCGGCAAAGCTCGCAATATGGAAGAATTGAGACAAGACGTCTTGAAGGCAGCCAGCTATATCCCCGGAACTCATCGTTTGAATCTGCATGAAATCTATGGTGACTTCGGCGGTAAGTTCGTTGACCGCGACCAGGTGGAGCCGGCTCATTTTGAAAGCTGGATACAATGGGCGGCCGAAAACAATATGAAGCTGGACTTCAACTCTACCTCTTTCTCTCATCCGAAGAGTGGCAATCTTTCACTTGCTAATCCTGATAAAGGAATCCGTGATTTCTGGGTGGAGCACACAAAACGTTGCCGTGCTATTGCCGAGGAAATGGGTAAACGCCAGGGCGATCCTTGTATCATGAACCTGTGGGTGCATGATGGAAGTAAGGATATTACTGTAAACCGTATGTTATATCGCGAGTTACTGAAGGATTCTTTGGATCGTATCTTCGAGGTGGAATACAAGAATATGAAGGACTGTGTGGAGTCTAAAGTGTTCGGTATCGGTCTGGAAAGTTATACGGTAGGTTCCAATGATTTCTATATCGGTTATGGTGTGAGCCGTAATAAGATTGTTACGCTGGATACAGGTCACTTCCATCCGACAGAAAGCGTTGCCGACAAGTTGTCTTCATTGTTACTGTTTATTCCGGAAATCATGTTGCACGTGAGCCGTCCGGTACGTTGGGATTCTGACCATGTAACGATAATGAATGATGAGACGATGGACCTCTGCAAAGAAATCGTACGTTGTAATGCTTTGGATCGCGTGCATATCGGTTTGGACTATTTCGATGCTTCTATCAATCGTATCGGTGCGTATGTAGTAGGTAGCCGTGCTACACAGAAATGTGTGTTGCAAGCTCTGCTGGAACCGCTGGATACATTGCGTAAATACGAGGCGAACGATCAGCTGTTTGAACGCCTTGCTCTGCTCGAAGAAGGAAAATCTCTGCCTTGGAATGCTGTTTGGGATATGTTCTGTCTGAGAAACGGTGTACCTGTAGGCGAGGAATTCATTACTGAGATACAGAAATACGAAGCAGACGTTACGTCGAAACGCTGA
- the rhaB gene encoding rhamnulokinase translates to MKHCFFAVDLGATSGRTILGTFTPQGLELQDVNRFPNHLIEVGGHYYWDIYELYRHILEGLKLAARMDDVQITSIGIDTWGVDFVCVGKDGGLLRQPYSYRDPHTKGAPEAFFNRVPRKQVYGWTGIQVMNFNSLFQLDTLRRNKDSALEAVDKILFMPDALSYLLTGEMVTEYTIATTAQLVNAETRRLESALLKEIGLTEEHFGRFVYPGEKVGVLTKEIQTITGLGAIPVIAVAGHDTASAVAAVPALDRNFAYLSSGTWSLMGVETDAPVINEETEALNFTNEGGVAGTIRLLKNICGMWLLERCRCDWEEISYPELIAEAEACEPFRSLINPDDALFANPMNMEQAIRTYCADHHQPIPETRGQVVRCIFESLALRYRQVLENLRNLSPRPVEALHVIGGGSRNDLLNQWTANAVGIPVVAGPSEATAIGNVMIQALTAGAASDVVSMRQLINRSIPLKTFTPENVEVWNAAYLHFLQLA, encoded by the coding sequence ATGAAACATTGCTTTTTTGCGGTTGATTTGGGAGCCACCAGCGGCCGTACCATATTGGGAACATTCACTCCCCAGGGATTGGAATTGCAGGATGTAAACCGCTTTCCTAACCATCTGATCGAAGTCGGCGGACATTACTACTGGGATATTTACGAATTGTATCGTCACATTCTGGAAGGTTTGAAACTGGCTGCCCGTATGGATGATGTACAGATAACTTCTATCGGAATTGATACTTGGGGAGTGGATTTTGTATGCGTAGGTAAAGACGGCGGATTGCTTCGCCAGCCCTATTCTTATCGTGATCCGCATACTAAGGGTGCTCCTGAGGCATTCTTCAACCGTGTTCCCCGTAAGCAAGTTTATGGATGGACAGGCATCCAGGTCATGAATTTCAATTCACTTTTTCAATTAGATACTTTACGTCGTAATAAAGATAGCGCACTGGAAGCAGTTGATAAGATACTTTTCATGCCGGATGCACTCAGTTACTTATTGACGGGGGAGATGGTGACAGAATATACCATTGCCACCACAGCGCAACTGGTGAATGCCGAAACACGTCGTTTGGAATCGGCATTGTTAAAAGAAATCGGATTAACGGAAGAGCATTTCGGCCGTTTTGTTTATCCGGGCGAAAAGGTAGGTGTATTGACTAAAGAAATACAAACGATCACTGGGCTGGGAGCAATTCCGGTGATTGCTGTTGCCGGGCATGATACGGCTTCGGCTGTGGCGGCTGTGCCGGCACTGGATCGTAACTTTGCTTATCTGAGTAGCGGCACATGGTCATTGATGGGTGTAGAGACGGATGCACCGGTTATTAATGAAGAAACCGAAGCTTTAAATTTTACGAATGAGGGCGGTGTTGCCGGAACCATTCGTTTGCTCAAGAATATTTGTGGTATGTGGTTACTGGAACGCTGTCGCTGTGATTGGGAAGAGATCTCTTATCCCGAACTGATCGCCGAAGCGGAAGCCTGTGAACCGTTCCGTAGCCTGATAAATCCGGATGACGCTCTGTTTGCCAATCCGATGAATATGGAACAGGCAATCCGTACCTATTGTGCTGACCATCATCAGCCGATACCGGAGACTCGCGGACAGGTGGTGCGGTGTATCTTCGAAAGTCTGGCACTGCGCTATCGTCAGGTGCTGGAGAATCTGCGCAATCTTTCTCCCCGTCCGGTAGAGGCCCTGCATGTTATCGGAGGTGGCAGTCGTAATGATTTATTAAATCAGTGGACAGCCAATGCAGTAGGTATACCAGTAGTGGCCGGTCCGTCAGAAGCGACAGCAATCGGTAATGTCATGATACAAGCCCTTACAGCGGGTGCGGCGAGTGACGTTGTTTCCATGCGTCAGCTCATCAACCGTTCCATTCCGTTGAAAACCTTCACCCCGGAAAATGTGGAAGTATGGAATGCTGCTTATCTGCACTTCCTGCAGTTAGCCTGA
- a CDS encoding glycoside hydrolase family 28 protein → MTKQLYVIAAVCLWLLSACQSSTYKYEAVYKDLPFDMPRVEAPKFPDRKVNLADFGAVGNGEELCTAAFAKAIDALAEKGGGHLIVPAGVWFTGPIVLKSNIDLHLEKGAVILFSPDVDLYPLVETVFEGLDTRRCQSPVSGRNLENVAITGEGAIDGNGHYWRPLKREKVTEGVWKQTIARGGVYKRPTYWFPYPQTLKGDTISNMNVPQNLKTEEEWQSVRHFLRPVMVSLIECKNVWLQGVIFQNSPAWNLHPLMCENVLIEEVQVRNPSYAQNGDGLDLESCKNALIVNSTFDVGDDGICLKSGKDEDGRRRGRVCENVVVDGCTVFKGHGGFVVGSEMSGGVRNVSVSNCQFLGTDVGLRFKSKRGRGGVVENIWIRNIAMMDIPTEPITFNLYYGGKSAVEVLESGEKVPAKVEPLPVDETTPCFRNIHVKNLVCAGARRALFFNGIPEMPIDGIVLEDIDITSKLGAEFIYSKNISMKNVNIRNTEGEKIVTRYCEGVEE, encoded by the coding sequence ATGACGAAACAATTGTATGTGATTGCAGCCGTGTGTCTGTGGTTGCTCAGTGCTTGCCAATCTTCAACGTATAAGTATGAAGCGGTATATAAAGACCTGCCTTTTGATATGCCAAGGGTAGAAGCACCGAAATTCCCCGATCGCAAGGTGAACCTTGCTGACTTCGGTGCAGTGGGTAATGGCGAAGAACTTTGTACGGCGGCTTTTGCCAAGGCTATTGATGCTTTGGCAGAAAAGGGGGGCGGACATTTGATTGTTCCTGCCGGTGTTTGGTTTACAGGTCCTATTGTCCTGAAAAGTAATATTGACCTGCACTTGGAAAAAGGTGCTGTTATCCTCTTTTCACCTGATGTGGACCTCTATCCATTGGTAGAGACTGTATTTGAAGGATTGGATACCCGTCGTTGCCAATCGCCTGTTTCCGGACGCAATCTGGAAAATGTAGCGATAACGGGAGAAGGTGCCATTGATGGTAACGGACATTATTGGCGTCCTCTGAAACGGGAGAAAGTGACAGAAGGTGTATGGAAACAGACTATCGCCCGGGGTGGGGTTTATAAACGTCCCACCTATTGGTTCCCTTATCCACAGACGCTGAAAGGGGATACTATCAGTAATATGAATGTACCTCAGAATCTGAAAACCGAGGAAGAGTGGCAGAGTGTGCGTCATTTCCTTCGTCCGGTGATGGTGAGCCTGATAGAGTGTAAGAATGTATGGTTGCAGGGTGTGATTTTCCAGAATTCACCGGCATGGAACCTGCATCCGTTGATGTGTGAGAATGTGCTGATAGAAGAAGTGCAGGTACGTAATCCGAGTTATGCACAGAATGGTGATGGTCTGGATCTGGAATCTTGCAAGAATGCACTGATTGTGAACTCTACATTTGATGTGGGCGATGATGGTATTTGTCTGAAGAGTGGTAAAGACGAAGACGGCCGCCGCCGGGGACGTGTTTGTGAGAATGTGGTGGTAGATGGTTGTACAGTATTCAAAGGCCACGGTGGTTTTGTGGTTGGTAGTGAAATGAGTGGTGGTGTACGCAATGTCTCTGTCAGTAATTGCCAGTTTCTGGGTACGGATGTTGGTTTGCGTTTTAAGAGCAAGCGCGGACGCGGAGGAGTTGTTGAGAATATCTGGATACGTAATATTGCCATGATGGATATCCCGACGGAGCCGATTACATTCAATCTTTATTATGGTGGCAAATCGGCTGTTGAAGTGTTGGAAAGTGGTGAGAAGGTACCTGCTAAAGTAGAACCGCTGCCGGTGGATGAAACTACGCCTTGTTTCCGTAATATTCATGTGAAGAACCTGGTTTGTGCCGGAGCCCGCCGTGCCTTATTCTTCAATGGTATCCCTGAAATGCCGATTGATGGTATTGTGTTGGAAGATATAGATATTACTTCTAAATTGGGAGCTGAATTTATATATAGTAAGAATATCAGTATGAAGAATGTGAATATTCGTAATACGGAAGGAGAAAAGATAGTGACCCGTTATTGTGAAGGAGTGGAGGAGTAA
- a CDS encoding silent information regulator protein Sir2 has protein sequence MKSNLIMLCLLGLASTLNAQDPRERHYYYEILDPRHEPKPLVEGFTRERVTENLSRGLTVTPARDGKGVYFSWRLLASDAPGTAFHVYREADGKVRRLTKKPLTQTCDFIDATPAEKASYWVEALVKGKKPALSEKWEVILSELKPYTSIPLKENVKAGKIALADLNGDGIYDYIIRTPETNVDPGMPGDTTGKTYKISAYLSDGTYLWTYDMGPGIEPGIWYSPFIVYDFNGDGKAEVAIKTAADDYVKNEKGRVCGGSEYLSVLDGMTGKEIDRVDWPERNDRYGNLIRQNRNQMGVAYLDGKTPYILAARGTYKLMVVDAWMLKDGKLQRAWRWDGDEENPIVRSMGAHSMVTADVDGDGRDEILLGSCMLDDNGTLLWSSGLGHSDKAYLCKLQPDMEGMQVFMVSEPKKEDGRGVSVVDAATGKLIWKIGQTTYHVGDGMVADFDPSHPGMECFASEDRKGGSTDKYLLTAAGKKINTTNAEVPGCRNWIWWDADLLRETFKGDDNRWGASSSSGGRKQSIWKWQGEVLTGGIEGDILMIADLEGDWREELITALPGELRIYHTNISACDRRVTLMQDPLYRSYVAHRSMGYPQAPVPSFYLGE, from the coding sequence ATGAAATCGAATCTAATTATGCTCTGCTTGCTTGGATTGGCAAGTACTCTGAATGCCCAGGATCCTCGCGAGAGGCATTACTACTACGAAATTCTTGATCCGAGGCACGAACCGAAACCCTTAGTGGAAGGTTTTACCCGGGAACGGGTGACCGAGAATCTGAGTCGTGGACTGACAGTAACTCCTGCCCGCGATGGCAAAGGTGTTTATTTCAGCTGGCGGTTATTGGCATCGGATGCCCCCGGCACTGCTTTTCATGTCTATCGGGAAGCTGACGGTAAAGTGCGTCGCCTGACTAAAAAGCCACTTACGCAGACTTGTGACTTTATAGATGCTACTCCTGCCGAAAAGGCGTCTTATTGGGTGGAAGCCCTGGTGAAAGGAAAGAAGCCCGCCCTGTCAGAGAAATGGGAAGTGATCCTTTCCGAATTGAAACCTTATACTTCTATTCCATTGAAAGAGAATGTGAAAGCCGGGAAGATCGCTTTAGCAGATTTGAACGGTGACGGTATTTATGACTATATCATCCGTACTCCCGAAACGAATGTTGACCCCGGTATGCCCGGAGATACCACCGGAAAAACATATAAAATATCCGCTTACCTGAGTGACGGAACCTATCTCTGGACTTATGATATGGGACCGGGTATCGAACCGGGAATCTGGTATTCTCCTTTCATTGTATACGATTTCAATGGAGATGGGAAAGCTGAAGTTGCCATCAAGACCGCTGCTGATGACTATGTGAAGAATGAGAAAGGCCGTGTTTGTGGTGGCAGTGAATACCTCTCCGTGCTGGATGGCATGACCGGTAAAGAGATAGATCGCGTGGACTGGCCTGAACGGAACGACCGCTATGGAAATCTGATTCGCCAGAACCGCAACCAAATGGGGGTTGCTTATCTGGATGGAAAGACACCTTATATATTGGCTGCCCGCGGCACTTACAAACTGATGGTGGTAGATGCCTGGATGCTGAAAGACGGAAAACTGCAACGTGCCTGGCGTTGGGATGGGGATGAAGAAAATCCCATTGTGCGCAGTATGGGTGCGCACAGCATGGTGACGGCTGATGTGGACGGTGACGGACGGGATGAGATTTTGTTAGGCTCGTGTATGCTCGATGATAATGGTACGTTACTTTGGTCTTCCGGCTTGGGACATAGTGACAAGGCTTATCTTTGCAAACTTCAGCCGGATATGGAAGGTATGCAGGTGTTTATGGTGAGTGAACCGAAGAAAGAGGATGGTCGCGGTGTTTCCGTGGTGGATGCAGCTACCGGCAAATTGATCTGGAAAATCGGGCAGACCACCTATCATGTAGGTGACGGTATGGTGGCCGATTTTGACCCTTCACATCCCGGTATGGAATGTTTTGCCAGTGAAGACCGTAAAGGTGGCAGTACGGATAAATACCTGCTCACTGCCGCTGGCAAGAAAATAAACACTACAAATGCAGAAGTACCCGGTTGCCGTAATTGGATATGGTGGGATGCGGATCTGCTGCGTGAGACTTTTAAAGGAGATGATAACCGCTGGGGAGCTTCTTCATCTTCCGGTGGGCGCAAACAAAGCATCTGGAAATGGCAGGGGGAAGTGTTGACTGGAGGAATCGAAGGTGATATCTTGATGATAGCTGACCTGGAAGGTGATTGGCGTGAAGAACTGATTACTGCTTTGCCGGGAGAGTTGCGTATCTATCATACCAATATTTCGGCTTGCGACCGCCGCGTAACGCTGATGCAGGATCCGCTTTATCGTAGCTATGTGGCGCATCGCAGCATGGGGTATCCGCAGGCGCCCGTACCTTCCTTCTATCTGGGAGAATAG
- a CDS encoding glycosyl hydrolase, translated as MKKNLLAIIFASFCAGTLSAQNIAWPEVTTETKPGARWWWMGSAVDAANLTRNLEAYSKAGMGTMEVTPIYGVQGNDANEIQFLTPGWMQMLRHTESEAARLGMKIDMNTGTGWPFGGPEVGIEDAACKLLIEEYTLKGGERLKEKIEVTDEKQRPYAKLCKLMAFRVLTDASTSKEQKAVRCYDLTSKIENGKLAWKAPKGEWRLIAAFVGKTFQKVKRAAPGGEGYVMNHFSAKAVSNYLNRFEQAFAGKATDGSAGTPTEYPHNFFNDSYEVYGADWTDDLFEQFARHRGYKLEHFLPDFLSKDRTETTRRIISDYRETLAELLQENFTRQWTDWAHKHGSRTRNQAHGSPGNLIDLYATVDVPECEGFGLSDFGIRGLRKDSLTRPNDSDLSMLKYASSAAHIAGKPFTTSETFTWLTEHFRTSLSQCKPDMDLMFISGVNHMYFHGTTYSPAEAAWPGWKFYASIDMSPTNTIWRDAPAFFDYVTRCQSFLQMGQPDNDFLVYLPVYDMWDEQDGRLLLFDIHKMAKRAPRFIEAVHRIYSAGYDMDYISDNFIRNAMCQDGKILTSGGVSYKALVVPGARLMPADVLEKLLRLADEGATIVFLEQYPEDVPGLNTLEGRRTEFNKALAQIKEREGKGHILFGTDYARTLAATAAVPEEMKTTFGLSSIRRSHPEGHHYFISALKTEDTENWIPLAVQARSAMLYNPMNGTSGKARLRQNNGRTEVFLQLASGESVILKTFADQEVSAPEYGYWTPVMQNDVNKMSPVTYSFTGKWGFRFVEASPAVAATPDSVSLGSWTEIPAEGAKNVMGAACYTTTFTLKSPADAGEWMLDLGDVRESARVRINGQAVATLIAVPYRCLVGKYLRPGVNTLEVEVTNLPANHIADMDRRDVPWRIYKDANIVNIHYKKDNYGKWEPVPSGLLGPVHLIPMQILE; from the coding sequence ATGAAAAAGAATTTATTGGCAATAATCTTTGCTTCTTTCTGTGCCGGAACCCTTTCCGCACAAAATATAGCGTGGCCCGAAGTAACTACGGAAACTAAACCGGGTGCTCGCTGGTGGTGGATGGGGAGTGCGGTAGATGCGGCTAACCTGACCCGCAATCTGGAAGCATATTCCAAAGCCGGGATGGGCACGATGGAAGTTACTCCTATCTATGGTGTGCAGGGTAATGATGCAAACGAGATTCAGTTCCTGACTCCCGGGTGGATGCAAATGTTACGCCATACGGAAAGTGAAGCTGCACGCCTGGGTATGAAGATTGATATGAACACAGGTACGGGCTGGCCTTTCGGTGGCCCGGAAGTGGGTATAGAAGATGCTGCCTGTAAATTGCTGATTGAAGAATATACACTGAAGGGTGGTGAACGCCTGAAAGAAAAGATAGAAGTGACGGATGAAAAACAACGTCCGTATGCCAAACTGTGTAAGCTGATGGCTTTCAGAGTGCTGACTGACGCTTCTACTTCGAAAGAACAAAAGGCTGTACGTTGCTATGACCTGACTTCGAAGATAGAGAACGGAAAGCTGGCATGGAAGGCTCCGAAAGGGGAGTGGCGGCTGATTGCCGCTTTCGTTGGTAAAACATTTCAGAAAGTGAAGCGTGCTGCTCCCGGCGGTGAAGGATATGTGATGAACCACTTTTCGGCAAAAGCAGTATCCAATTATCTGAACCGGTTTGAACAGGCCTTCGCCGGAAAGGCGACTGATGGTTCTGCCGGAACTCCAACAGAGTATCCGCATAATTTCTTCAATGACTCTTATGAAGTTTACGGTGCCGACTGGACGGACGACCTGTTTGAACAGTTTGCCCGTCATCGCGGCTATAAACTGGAACACTTTCTTCCGGATTTCCTTTCGAAAGACCGGACAGAGACTACCCGCCGCATTATCTCCGATTATCGCGAAACTCTTGCCGAACTGCTTCAGGAGAACTTCACCCGCCAGTGGACGGACTGGGCGCACAAACATGGTTCACGTACCCGTAACCAGGCACACGGTTCTCCCGGTAATCTGATAGATCTTTATGCAACGGTCGACGTGCCCGAATGTGAGGGGTTCGGACTGTCCGACTTCGGTATCCGAGGATTGCGTAAGGACTCGCTGACGCGCCCCAACGACTCTGATCTTTCCATGCTGAAATATGCTTCTTCGGCAGCGCATATTGCCGGAAAACCGTTCACTACTTCGGAGACATTCACCTGGCTGACAGAGCACTTCCGCACTTCACTTTCGCAGTGCAAGCCCGATATGGACCTGATGTTTATCTCGGGTGTGAATCACATGTATTTTCATGGAACCACTTACTCGCCCGCTGAGGCTGCCTGGCCGGGTTGGAAGTTCTATGCTTCCATTGATATGAGTCCTACGAATACTATTTGGCGGGATGCCCCTGCATTTTTCGATTATGTCACCCGTTGCCAGAGTTTCCTGCAAATGGGACAACCGGATAATGACTTCCTGGTTTATCTGCCTGTATACGATATGTGGGATGAACAGGATGGACGTCTGTTGCTTTTCGATATTCATAAGATGGCAAAACGTGCTCCCCGTTTTATAGAGGCGGTACATCGTATTTATAGTGCGGGATATGATATGGACTATATTTCCGATAACTTCATCCGTAATGCCATGTGCCAGGATGGCAAGATATTGACTTCCGGTGGTGTCTCTTATAAAGCGCTGGTAGTTCCCGGCGCCCGCCTGATGCCTGCCGATGTACTGGAGAAACTGCTCCGTCTGGCAGATGAAGGTGCTACGATTGTCTTTCTGGAGCAATATCCGGAGGATGTGCCGGGGCTGAATACTTTGGAAGGACGCCGTACTGAGTTCAATAAGGCGCTGGCACAGATAAAGGAGCGGGAAGGAAAGGGACATATTCTCTTTGGAACAGACTATGCTCGTACACTGGCCGCCACTGCTGCTGTTCCCGAAGAGATGAAGACTACTTTCGGATTAAGCAGCATTCGTCGCTCGCATCCTGAAGGACACCACTATTTCATCTCTGCTTTGAAAACAGAAGATACCGAAAACTGGATACCTTTGGCTGTGCAGGCACGTTCGGCAATGCTTTATAATCCGATGAACGGAACCTCCGGTAAGGCACGGTTGCGCCAGAATAATGGCAGGACGGAAGTGTTCCTGCAATTGGCATCCGGTGAATCTGTTATCCTGAAGACGTTCGCGGACCAGGAAGTTTCTGCACCCGAATATGGATACTGGACGCCTGTGATGCAGAACGATGTGAATAAGATGTCTCCGGTAACTTATTCTTTTACCGGTAAATGGGGATTCCGCTTTGTAGAGGCAAGCCCTGCGGTTGCTGCCACTCCGGACAGTGTATCTCTTGGCTCATGGACGGAAATTCCTGCCGAAGGTGCAAAGAATGTGATGGGAGCTGCTTGCTATACCACTACGTTTACACTGAAGAGTCCTGCCGATGCCGGAGAGTGGATGCTCGACCTCGGGGATGTTCGTGAGAGTGCCCGTGTACGCATCAACGGACAGGCGGTAGCTACGCTTATTGCAGTTCCTTATCGTTGTTTGGTGGGTAAGTATCTTCGTCCGGGCGTGAATACATTGGAGGTGGAAGTTACCAATCTGCCCGCTAACCATATTGCTGATATGGATCGGCGCGATGTTCCCTGGCGTATTTATAAGGATGCCAATATTGTGAATATCCATTATAAAAAGGATAATTATGGCAAATGGGAACCGGTCCCAAGCGGGTTACTGGGACCTGTGCACTTGATTCCTATGCAGATTTTGGAATAG